TGCGCGCAGGACAAGCTTTTACTTCGTTGCAACGTAGTTCGATTTCTCGAACTAAGGCTGGTCAACCTCGGACTTGTTTTCACAAGCCACGCCCTTATAGGGCGGGGTGATTGACCTTGCCTCTAGAGGAAAGTCACTGTATAAAAGCGTTGCCATGTTCCCCTAACTTTAGTCAACCAGTTGCCCACATGCTGATCAAAACCCGTTATTTCGGGACCCAAGAGGTCGATCCCCAAAGTATTCTCTTTTTTCCAGAGGGCTTACCAGGGTTTGAGTCCTGTCATCGATTCAAGTTATTTCACGAGGATGGCGAACACGCCATTATCCATTACCTCCAATCCCTAGATAATCCGGAAGCGGTTTTTTCCGTGGTTGAACCTTCCTGGCTGGGCCTGGACTATGAGTTGACTCTTTCTCCAGGAGAATCGATGGTACTGAAATTTTTTTCCACGAAAAAAGAAGAAACGCTGAAAGATTCCAAAGATTCCATGGCGATAAAAAATCCTCTTTTGGTGCTGGTCATGCTTGCCGGAGTCCAGGAGAACGGGGAAGATGAGCCGTGTATCCGTCCTCTTACCGCCCAACCACTCATTATTAATCCATCAACTCGACGTGGCATTCAATTACGGCTTACGCGCGAGGATTTCGATACGGTTGTGCAGTGATTCCAACTGCCGCAAGACGACTGTAAACATAATAACAAAATCTCACTAAAGTTAGTGTAAATCATCCCACGGCAAAAGCGGTAGCGGCTGTAATGAAATAAAGCTGGTTTACCAGCCTGAGTCCGGGAAATCAGACTACGTTGCTACGAAGTTACAACAACTTTTTATTTCAACGTCAAAAACAGGAGGACGGCGCTTCCTCCCCCACGGTTAAAGCCAGGGGTTTCCGCGCCGAATTTGGATGACGGTATACCGTGAATCCCGAGGGCGGGCCTATATCCGCCATCCACTGGACATGCCCATTGAGCTGGAATTGGAAAAAAATCCTTCTTCCGATCCCCGTTTACAAAATATCAGCATGGGAGGATTGTGCTGCCGTAGCGGTGAACATCTGACTCCTGGATCGCGTGTGCGAGTGCGAGTCCCGTGCGTCGATCCACCTTTTGAAAGCGAGGGATCGGTGGTTTGGTGTCGCCACCGCGAGCATGATTACGACGTTGGTATTCGTTTCAACGTTCCCGAGGATGCTTTCCGGGCACGCATGGTGGAACAGATTTGCCATATAGAGCAGTACCGCCAAAAAGTCTTCCGTACCGAGGGACGATCCTTGAATGGAGATGAAGCAGCACAGGAATGGATTACCCGTTACGCGTCACGCTTTCCAACAATGTCAGCCTGATTGAAAGGCTGATCACCCTATAAACCAATGGAGTTTGAAGCAAATCGGGGAAATAACCTAAATGAGCATCGATGACAAGGTCTTGAGAGTGATGAAGGGGCTTAATCAGGCGATAACAAGCAGGGGTTGGTGCCTGGTTGAAGGGGAAGTAGGCGTTGGAAAAACCCGTGCGATCCAAGAAGCTG
The window above is part of the Gammaproteobacteria bacterium genome. Proteins encoded here:
- a CDS encoding PilZ domain-containing protein; amino-acid sequence: MTVYRESRGRAYIRHPLDMPIELELEKNPSSDPRLQNISMGGLCCRSGEHLTPGSRVRVRVPCVDPPFESEGSVVWCRHREHDYDVGIRFNVPEDAFRARMVEQICHIEQYRQKVFRTEGRSLNGDEAAQEWITRYASRFPTMSA
- a CDS encoding hypothetical protein (Evidence 5 : Unknown function) translates to MPQGGFLRLRAGQAFTSLQRSSISRTKAGQPRTCFHKPRPYRAG
- a CDS encoding flagellar assembly factor FliW, whose product is MLIKTRYFGTQEVDPQSILFFPEGLPGFESCHRFKLFHEDGEHAIIHYLQSLDNPEAVFSVVEPSWLGLDYELTLSPGESMVLKFFSTKKEETLKDSKDSMAIKNPLLVLVMLAGVQENGEDEPCIRPLTAQPLIINPSTRRGIQLRLTREDFDTVVQ